From one Mycolicibacterium sp. HK-90 genomic stretch:
- a CDS encoding GNAT family N-acetyltransferase, producing the protein MTTDVVRVTSSDDLDAISAIYAHHVETGVATFELTPPDRAEWDRRLATACERELPFLTAVLDGQIVGYAYCAPWKPRPAYRHTVENSIYLAPQSAGFGIGTLLLQGLLNGCTAAGIREVIAVVVDTDDAAASLALHRKHGFIEAGRLRAVGYKHGRWLDTVLLQCSLQVSS; encoded by the coding sequence ATGACCACCGACGTCGTCCGCGTCACGTCATCGGATGACCTCGACGCCATCAGCGCCATCTACGCCCACCATGTCGAGACCGGGGTCGCCACCTTCGAGTTGACCCCACCGGACCGCGCCGAGTGGGACCGCCGGCTCGCGACCGCCTGTGAACGGGAATTGCCCTTTCTCACAGCGGTACTCGACGGCCAGATCGTCGGTTACGCGTACTGCGCACCCTGGAAGCCGCGGCCGGCCTATCGGCACACCGTCGAGAACTCGATCTATCTCGCGCCGCAGTCCGCCGGATTCGGGATCGGGACACTGCTGCTGCAAGGACTGCTGAACGGCTGCACTGCCGCAGGTATCCGTGAGGTGATCGCCGTGGTCGTCGACACCGACGACGCGGCGGCTTCCCTCGCCCTCCACCGCAAGCACGGGTTCATCGAGGCCGGGCGACTGCGCGCGGTCGGGTACAAACACGGGCGCTGGCTCGACACGGTGCTGTTGCAGTGCAGCCTGCAGGTCAGCAGTTGA
- a CDS encoding ferredoxin reductase: protein MFTESLSRRVRRSALVGILTGPHGVDRYTEVYDRTWTVDDARAKVVAVRKQTPRSVTLTLQPNGAWRGFKAGQHINLTVEIDGRRRTRCYSPANAEGSPVIELTIGLHDDGLVSQHLYRNAAPGMVLGLDSVGGDFTLPAPRPRRILLVSGGSGITPVLSMLRTLREESFDGEVAFIHYARNPEEATYATELAATPGVTVLHSYTRSNQGDLTGYFGPDHLAAAMPNPDAVFVCGPPALVSAVKDLLPGARSESFVPPVIAAPTEVSGGTVAFTESVVAVVDDGRSILEQAEAAGLNPTNGCRMGICHTCTRKKISGPVKNLITGAVSTAPDENIEICVTAPCGDVQIDL, encoded by the coding sequence ATGTTCACCGAATCTTTGAGCCGCCGAGTCCGGCGCTCCGCCCTGGTTGGGATCCTCACCGGCCCGCACGGCGTGGACCGGTACACCGAGGTTTACGACCGCACCTGGACCGTCGACGACGCCCGCGCCAAGGTGGTCGCCGTCCGTAAGCAGACGCCGCGTAGCGTCACCCTGACCCTGCAGCCCAATGGCGCCTGGCGCGGCTTCAAGGCCGGCCAGCACATCAACCTCACCGTCGAGATCGACGGTCGCCGCCGCACCCGGTGCTACTCGCCGGCCAACGCCGAAGGCAGCCCCGTCATCGAGTTGACCATCGGCCTGCACGACGACGGCCTGGTCTCACAGCACCTGTACCGCAACGCGGCACCGGGCATGGTCCTCGGCCTCGACTCGGTCGGCGGCGATTTCACCCTGCCCGCGCCACGGCCCCGCCGCATCCTGTTGGTCTCCGGCGGCAGCGGCATCACGCCGGTGCTCTCCATGCTGCGCACCTTGCGTGAGGAGAGCTTCGACGGTGAGGTCGCCTTCATCCACTACGCCCGCAACCCTGAAGAGGCCACGTACGCGACAGAGCTGGCCGCGACGCCGGGTGTGACGGTGCTGCACAGCTACACCCGATCGAACCAGGGCGACCTGACCGGATACTTCGGTCCGGACCACCTGGCCGCCGCGATGCCGAATCCCGACGCGGTGTTCGTCTGCGGCCCACCGGCTCTGGTCTCCGCGGTCAAGGACCTGCTGCCCGGTGCCCGGTCGGAGAGTTTCGTTCCACCGGTGATCGCCGCGCCGACCGAGGTGTCGGGTGGAACCGTCGCCTTCACGGAAAGTGTTGTCGCGGTGGTCGATGACGGCCGCTCGATCCTGGAGCAGGCCGAGGCCGCCGGGCTGAACCCGACGAACGGATGCCGGATGGGTATCTGCCACACCTGCACCCGCAAGAAGATCAGCGGTCCGGTGAAGAACCTGATCACCGGGGCGGTCTCGACGGCCCCCGACGAAAACATCGAAATCTGCGTTACCGCCCCCTGCGGCGACGTCCAGATCGACCTCTAG
- a CDS encoding acyl-CoA desaturase has product MTHYTLTPEQFETFGAELDAIRERALADLGERDATYIRDIIKMQRKLEVGGRALLFLPPAWPIGTVMLGLSKILDNMEIGHNVMHGQYDWMGDPALRGQNFEWDSACPSNQWRHSHNYMHHTYTNIVDMDRDIGYGVLRMSEDQKWSPYYLGNPLYAFLLMVFFQYGVALHELETERIRTGEIKLRDKKDMLREMWAKVRKQTVKDYVAFPLLAGPFAPFVFAGNMTANLMRNVWSYTIIFCGHFPEGTHEFTIEETQNETRGQWYFRQLLGSANLSGGKWFHIFSGNLSFQIEHHLFPDIPAHRYAEISGEVKEICQRYGLPYNTGPIHTQFASVVRKIVRLAFPWGGKPKDAEPVEQPDVRESATEPDSQPICEPELVNC; this is encoded by the coding sequence ATGACTCACTACACCCTGACCCCCGAGCAGTTCGAGACCTTCGGCGCCGAACTCGACGCCATCCGGGAACGCGCCCTCGCTGACCTCGGTGAGCGTGACGCCACCTACATCCGCGACATCATCAAGATGCAGCGCAAGCTCGAGGTTGGCGGCCGTGCACTGCTGTTCCTGCCGCCCGCCTGGCCGATCGGCACGGTGATGCTCGGGCTGTCGAAGATCCTCGACAACATGGAGATCGGCCACAACGTCATGCACGGCCAGTACGACTGGATGGGCGATCCGGCGTTGCGCGGCCAGAACTTCGAGTGGGATTCGGCGTGCCCGTCCAACCAGTGGCGGCACTCGCACAACTACATGCACCACACCTACACCAACATCGTCGACATGGACCGCGACATCGGCTACGGCGTCCTGCGGATGAGCGAGGACCAGAAGTGGAGCCCGTACTACCTGGGCAATCCGTTGTACGCCTTTCTGCTGATGGTGTTCTTCCAGTACGGCGTCGCGCTGCACGAGCTGGAGACCGAACGCATCCGCACCGGCGAGATCAAGCTGCGGGACAAGAAGGACATGCTGCGTGAGATGTGGGCCAAGGTCCGGAAGCAGACCGTGAAGGACTATGTGGCCTTCCCGCTCCTGGCCGGGCCGTTCGCGCCATTCGTGTTCGCGGGCAACATGACCGCCAATCTGATGCGCAACGTGTGGTCCTACACCATCATCTTCTGCGGCCATTTCCCGGAGGGAACCCACGAGTTCACCATCGAGGAGACCCAGAACGAGACGCGCGGCCAGTGGTACTTCCGCCAGCTGCTGGGATCGGCAAACCTGTCCGGTGGCAAGTGGTTCCACATCTTCAGCGGCAACCTGTCGTTCCAGATCGAACATCACCTGTTCCCGGACATCCCGGCGCATCGCTACGCCGAGATCTCCGGCGAGGTGAAGGAGATCTGCCAGCGGTACGGCCTGCCCTACAACACCGGACCGATCCACACGCAGTTCGCCTCCGTGGTGCGCAAGATCGTGCGGCTCGCTTTCCCGTGGGGCGGTAAGCCCAAGGATGCCGAGCCCGTCGAACAGCCTGACGTCCGGGAGTCCGCGACGGAACCGGATTCGCAGCCGATTTGCGAGCCGGAACTCGTCAACTGCTGA
- a CDS encoding indolepyruvate ferredoxin oxidoreductase family protein: MTSVLSRSELPATEPVAPYDLDDRYRVGAGPVLLTGVQAIARMMVEQHVRDLRAGRRVATFVSGYQGSPLGGVDKMLLGMPNVLTEHDVVFTPGFNEELAATSVWGSQTELPAGKATHDGVVGIWYGKGPGVDRATDALRHANMYGVNPRGGVLLLVGDDPASKSSTVPAVSERSLAALGIPVLFPRNAEEIITMGMQGVALSRASGCVVAMKIVADVADGAWTVDGEVSDLTINVPEILWDGGPFTYLQRPMAAPADSLLAEADLYGPRWATVRAFGDVNTLDVLEVDPAGAKIGIAATGTTFDAVRQALLDLGVDDAALHRAGIRLLRIGMPYPVGRQSVTEFARGLEQVIVVEDKTAFIETQIREILYGTAEAPQIIGKHDAAGAPLFPVGGELTAARLLAPLRRVLRDHVELKRTPPPALSLEVLSAKRTAYFCSGCPHNRSTAIPEGSIGGGGIGCHTLVTMSGRSDSAVVGLTQMGGEGSQWIGQAPFTDVPHLFQNVGDGTFFHSGQLAVQACIAAGVNITYKLLYNEVVAMTGAQDVEGGLGVAGLTHKLTTEGVRQIIVCADEPKRHNKKALAKGTMLWHRDRLDEAQKVLREIPGVTVLIYDQHCAADARRQRKRGTLPTRNTRVVINEAVCEGCGDCGTKSNCLSVQPVDTEFGRKTRIDQTSCNTDYSCLDGDCPSFVTVELTPDTKGRRASRRSKAAEPPRVADPGFGVPTGTQNVLLAGIGGTGIVTVNQVLATAALRAGYEVESLDQIGLSQKAGPVVSHLRFSATALEPSNRLTSGSADCIIAIDLLTATDNRNLAYGSAERTVAVASTSQTPTGDMVYDKSVAYPETESLLERLAVTTRALTHFDALAAAQALFGNTAAANFLVVGAAFQSGGLRLPEANIDEAIGINGVAVAANVAAFRWGRVAVADPAAFAAAVDAARPTAAPAVATPELLAGTTFDGEVRRLVELRAGELVRYQSAKIARRYVETVQSIWQAERAVTENTAFSEAVARGLHKFTAYKDEYEVARLLVDPAFLADVGAQVPGGEKLTYRLHPPALRAMGRSTKVGFGPRSHVALKLLAKGKVLRGTKLDPFGYAHVRKVERQLLSQYTGMVLELAAALTADNYATAVEAAGLPDMVRGYEDVKLGNVELYRARLRDLGITV, encoded by the coding sequence GTGACCAGCGTGCTGTCCCGATCCGAACTCCCCGCGACCGAACCCGTCGCGCCGTACGACCTCGACGACCGGTATCGGGTGGGGGCGGGCCCGGTATTGCTCACCGGAGTGCAGGCCATCGCCCGGATGATGGTCGAGCAGCACGTCCGTGACCTCCGCGCCGGTCGCCGCGTGGCGACCTTCGTCTCGGGCTATCAGGGCAGCCCGCTGGGCGGCGTGGACAAGATGCTGCTGGGTATGCCGAACGTGCTGACCGAGCACGACGTCGTCTTCACCCCAGGGTTCAACGAAGAACTCGCCGCCACCTCCGTGTGGGGCAGCCAGACCGAGCTCCCGGCAGGAAAAGCAACCCACGACGGCGTCGTCGGAATCTGGTACGGCAAGGGCCCCGGCGTCGACCGCGCCACCGATGCGCTGCGGCACGCCAACATGTACGGCGTCAACCCGCGCGGTGGTGTCCTGCTGCTCGTCGGTGACGATCCCGCGTCCAAGTCGTCGACGGTGCCCGCCGTGAGCGAGCGGTCCCTCGCAGCCCTGGGCATCCCAGTGCTGTTCCCGCGCAATGCCGAAGAGATCATCACGATGGGCATGCAGGGCGTGGCGTTGTCGCGGGCCTCGGGCTGCGTCGTGGCGATGAAGATCGTCGCCGATGTCGCAGATGGCGCGTGGACGGTCGATGGTGAAGTCTCCGATCTCACCATCAATGTTCCCGAAATCCTTTGGGATGGAGGGCCATTCACCTACCTGCAGCGCCCGATGGCCGCACCGGCGGACAGCCTGCTCGCCGAGGCCGACCTCTACGGCCCGCGCTGGGCGACCGTGCGTGCCTTCGGTGACGTCAACACCCTCGACGTACTCGAGGTCGACCCGGCCGGCGCGAAGATCGGCATCGCCGCCACCGGCACGACCTTCGACGCGGTGCGTCAGGCGCTGCTCGACCTGGGTGTCGACGACGCAGCTCTGCACCGCGCCGGGATCCGCCTGCTGCGCATCGGGATGCCGTACCCGGTGGGGCGACAGTCGGTCACGGAGTTCGCCCGCGGCCTCGAGCAGGTGATCGTGGTCGAGGACAAGACGGCGTTCATCGAAACCCAGATCCGCGAAATACTCTATGGCACAGCCGAAGCCCCGCAGATAATCGGCAAGCACGACGCCGCCGGGGCACCGTTGTTCCCGGTCGGCGGCGAACTGACCGCCGCACGCCTGCTCGCGCCGTTGCGTCGCGTGCTGCGCGACCACGTCGAGTTGAAGCGCACGCCACCGCCTGCCCTGTCACTGGAGGTGTTGTCCGCCAAGCGGACCGCGTACTTCTGCAGCGGCTGCCCGCACAACCGCTCCACCGCGATCCCGGAAGGCTCGATCGGCGGGGGCGGCATCGGCTGCCACACGCTCGTCACCATGTCGGGCCGCAGCGACAGTGCAGTCGTCGGTCTGACACAGATGGGCGGCGAAGGCAGCCAGTGGATCGGGCAGGCGCCGTTCACCGATGTGCCGCATCTGTTCCAGAACGTCGGCGACGGCACCTTCTTCCACTCCGGGCAGCTCGCGGTGCAGGCCTGCATCGCGGCCGGGGTGAACATCACCTACAAACTGCTCTACAACGAGGTCGTCGCCATGACCGGCGCGCAGGATGTCGAGGGCGGACTGGGCGTCGCGGGGCTCACCCACAAGCTCACCACCGAGGGCGTCCGGCAGATCATCGTGTGCGCCGACGAACCCAAGCGGCACAACAAGAAGGCGCTCGCGAAGGGCACGATGCTATGGCACCGCGACCGGCTGGACGAGGCGCAGAAGGTCTTGCGCGAGATCCCGGGCGTCACCGTCCTCATCTACGACCAGCACTGCGCCGCCGACGCCCGCCGCCAACGCAAGCGCGGCACCCTGCCCACCCGCAACACCCGCGTCGTGATCAACGAAGCGGTGTGCGAGGGCTGCGGCGACTGTGGCACCAAGTCGAACTGCCTGTCCGTGCAACCCGTCGACACCGAGTTCGGGCGTAAGACCCGCATCGACCAGACGTCGTGCAACACCGACTACAGCTGCCTCGACGGCGACTGCCCGTCGTTCGTCACGGTCGAGCTGACACCGGACACAAAGGGCCGCAGGGCATCCCGACGCAGCAAGGCGGCAGAGCCACCGCGGGTCGCGGACCCGGGATTCGGTGTCCCGACCGGCACCCAGAATGTGCTGCTGGCCGGTATCGGCGGCACCGGGATCGTCACGGTCAACCAGGTCCTGGCCACCGCCGCTCTGCGCGCGGGCTACGAGGTGGAGAGCCTCGACCAGATCGGCCTGAGCCAGAAGGCCGGACCGGTCGTATCGCACCTGCGGTTCTCGGCCACCGCACTGGAGCCGTCCAACCGGCTCACCTCGGGGAGCGCCGACTGCATCATCGCGATCGACCTGCTGACGGCGACCGACAACCGGAACCTCGCGTACGGCAGCGCCGAACGCACCGTCGCCGTCGCGTCGACAAGTCAGACCCCGACCGGTGACATGGTGTACGACAAGTCAGTCGCGTACCCAGAAACCGAGTCACTGCTGGAGCGGCTCGCCGTGACCACCCGGGCGCTGACCCACTTCGACGCGCTCGCCGCGGCCCAGGCGTTGTTCGGGAACACCGCGGCGGCCAACTTCCTGGTCGTCGGCGCCGCCTTCCAGAGTGGCGGCCTGCGGCTGCCCGAGGCAAACATCGACGAGGCCATCGGCATCAACGGTGTCGCGGTCGCCGCCAATGTCGCCGCCTTCCGCTGGGGCCGGGTCGCGGTCGCAGATCCCGCGGCGTTCGCCGCTGCCGTCGACGCCGCGCGCCCGACAGCTGCGCCGGCGGTGGCGACCCCGGAACTGTTGGCGGGCACCACGTTCGACGGCGAGGTCCGCCGGCTGGTCGAACTGCGAGCCGGCGAGTTGGTTCGCTACCAGAGCGCGAAGATCGCCCGACGCTACGTCGAGACGGTGCAGTCAATCTGGCAGGCGGAGCGTGCGGTCACCGAGAACACCGCGTTCAGCGAGGCCGTCGCGCGGGGACTGCACAAGTTCACCGCATACAAGGACGAGTACGAAGTCGCGCGGCTGCTGGTCGATCCGGCCTTCCTGGCCGACGTCGGGGCCCAGGTGCCTGGTGGGGAGAAGCTGACCTACCGGCTGCACCCGCCGGCCCTGCGGGCGATGGGCCGCTCGACAAAGGTCGGATTCGGGCCGAGATCGCATGTGGCACTAAAGCTGCTCGCCAAGGGCAAGGTGCTGCGCGGCACCAAGCTCGATCCGTTCGGCTACGCCCATGTGCGGAAGGTGGAGCGGCAGTTGCTGTCCCAATACACCGGCATGGTGCTCGAGCTCGCCGCCGCGCTGACCGCAGACAACTACGCGACCGCCGTCGAGGCGGCCGGCCTGCCCGACATGGTTCGGGGCTACGAGGACGTCAAGCTCGGCAACGTCGAGCTGTACCGGGCACGCCTGCGCGACCTCGGCATCACCGTCTGA
- a CDS encoding Lrp/AsnC family transcriptional regulator gives MAIKIDALDASLLSALATDPRTPILELASRLKVARNTVQARMKRLEESGLVRGYPPNIDLPELGYAVHAFVGIETDQNKMDAIIEALRAVPHVLEVHATTGRADLLVRIAAQTQQELLQIIQEVHRIDGVKHSETMLAMATPVEYRSLPLVQHLTQRSTK, from the coding sequence ATGGCCATCAAGATCGACGCCCTCGATGCCTCGTTGCTGTCGGCGCTGGCGACCGACCCGCGCACGCCGATCCTTGAGCTGGCGTCGCGACTGAAGGTCGCCCGCAATACGGTGCAGGCCCGCATGAAGCGACTCGAGGAATCCGGGCTGGTCCGTGGTTACCCACCGAACATCGACCTGCCGGAGCTCGGGTACGCGGTACACGCATTCGTCGGTATCGAAACCGACCAGAACAAGATGGACGCCATCATCGAAGCGCTTCGCGCGGTCCCCCACGTGCTCGAGGTGCACGCAACTACCGGGCGGGCCGATCTGCTGGTCCGCATCGCCGCGCAGACACAGCAGGAGCTGCTTCAGATCATCCAGGAAGTCCACCGGATCGACGGCGTCAAGCATTCGGAAACCATGCTGGCGATGGCGACTCCAGTCGAATACCGGTCACTGCCCCTCGTGCAGCACCTGACTCAACGCTCAACAAAATGA
- a CDS encoding TetR/AcrR family transcriptional regulator has translation MAYVKAAERHEQIVAAAIRVLSDVGVPGTTLRAVAAEAGIPLGTLHYVFPSKDQMLRAVITAVIDDVVVTVTGSLQLDRGLAHALKHGVTTFWDALVEGDVGVQVMQYELAMYSVRSEGSEGLARLQYDRYTALVTEFCEQAANAAGERCAVDFATLGRLGLAMLDGLVIQYVAGRDGRRARLDLDRAIQMLVTLADPQPVAGVRG, from the coding sequence ATGGCCTACGTCAAGGCGGCCGAGCGTCACGAGCAGATCGTCGCGGCGGCGATCCGCGTACTCAGTGACGTCGGCGTGCCGGGGACGACTCTGCGCGCCGTCGCGGCGGAAGCGGGCATCCCACTCGGCACCTTGCACTACGTGTTTCCGTCCAAGGACCAGATGTTGCGGGCGGTGATCACCGCGGTCATCGACGATGTGGTCGTCACGGTGACCGGCAGTCTGCAACTCGACCGGGGGCTGGCTCACGCCCTGAAACACGGTGTGACGACGTTCTGGGACGCACTGGTCGAAGGCGATGTCGGCGTCCAGGTCATGCAGTACGAGCTGGCGATGTACTCCGTGCGCAGCGAGGGTTCGGAGGGGCTGGCGCGGCTGCAGTACGACCGGTACACCGCGTTGGTCACCGAGTTCTGCGAACAAGCGGCGAACGCAGCCGGGGAGCGCTGCGCCGTCGATTTCGCCACGCTGGGCCGCCTCGGGCTCGCGATGCTCGACGGGCTGGTCATCCAGTACGTGGCCGGCCGCGACGGCCGCCGCGCGCGCCTCGACCTGGACCGTGCCATCCAGATGCTGGTCACTCTCGCCGACCCGCAGCCGGTGGCCGGCGTGCGCGGCTGA
- a CDS encoding TetR family transcriptional regulator, with protein MNSRSPSSRDRRSSRSSSSRPKDNLSREERKEATRRAIITAALKLLEEDSFSALSLREVTREAGIVPAAFYRHFETMDALGLVLIDESFRALREMLRRGRAGQLDPKRIIESSVDILFNSVSERPEHWRFISRERNSGVTVVRYAIRTEIRLITSELAIDLARLPGLTTWSSEDLNILAGLFVNSMMVTAESIEDANDAKALDDIKHTARKQLRMIVVGVAGWTSG; from the coding sequence GTGAACAGTCGTAGCCCCAGTTCACGAGACCGGCGGTCAAGCCGCTCGTCAAGCTCCCGGCCCAAGGACAATCTGTCTCGCGAGGAGCGCAAGGAAGCCACCCGCCGCGCGATCATCACGGCCGCCCTGAAGTTGCTCGAAGAGGACAGTTTCAGCGCGCTCAGCCTGCGTGAGGTCACCCGGGAGGCCGGCATCGTGCCTGCCGCCTTCTACCGGCACTTCGAAACCATGGACGCGCTCGGCCTGGTGCTGATCGACGAGTCCTTCCGCGCGTTGCGGGAGATGCTCCGGCGGGGTCGCGCCGGCCAGCTCGACCCCAAGCGCATCATCGAGTCCTCGGTCGACATCCTGTTCAACAGCGTCAGCGAACGGCCCGAGCACTGGCGCTTCATCAGCCGGGAACGCAACAGCGGGGTCACCGTCGTGCGCTATGCGATCCGCACGGAAATCCGGTTGATCACCTCAGAGCTGGCCATCGACCTGGCCCGGCTACCCGGCTTGACCACGTGGAGCAGCGAGGATCTCAACATCCTCGCCGGACTGTTCGTCAACTCGATGATGGTCACGGCGGAATCCATCGAGGATGCGAACGACGCGAAGGCACTCGACGACATCAAACACACCGCGCGCAAACAGCTCCGCATGATCGTGGTCGGCGTCGCGGGCTGGACCAGCGGCTGA